The following proteins are encoded in a genomic region of Vibrio spartinae:
- a CDS encoding radical SAM/SPASM domain-containing protein translates to MKMNIINKEKIRYIFSRIKRKGVLNTVSGINRKYIKSKSIEYFLSKRISNNLDIPYFPKILQIETRSGCNYSCSFCPTNKVKMKQGKMKQELFDKIIAQLKHFDGYISLFFRNEPLMDKRIIDWAQKIKNETKAKIIIQTNGSLLNEAMAQEISQYAELIVNDYTDDKVIINEIGKWENTISDNLIFITRNDYENLTNRAGNIGGKEKVFLKNSCVKPFTEFTITFSGTVVLCCQDWTEEAIIGDLNHQSILEIWNSNNLNEIREQLKKGNRIGICEYCDFVGV, encoded by the coding sequence ATGAAAATGAACATAATAAATAAAGAAAAAATTCGCTATATTTTTAGTCGTATAAAAAGGAAAGGTGTTCTAAATACAGTTAGTGGTATAAATAGAAAATATATTAAATCAAAATCTATAGAGTATTTTTTATCTAAACGAATAAGTAATAATCTGGATATTCCTTATTTCCCTAAAATTTTACAAATAGAAACCAGAAGTGGTTGTAACTATTCCTGCTCATTTTGTCCCACAAATAAAGTCAAAATGAAACAAGGAAAAATGAAACAAGAATTATTTGATAAAATTATAGCACAGTTGAAACACTTTGATGGTTATATCAGTTTGTTTTTTAGAAATGAACCATTGATGGATAAGAGAATTATAGATTGGGCTCAAAAAATAAAAAATGAGACAAAGGCGAAAATAATTATTCAGACAAATGGTTCTCTATTAAATGAAGCAATGGCTCAGGAAATTAGTCAATATGCAGAACTAATTGTGAATGATTACACCGATGATAAAGTTATTATTAATGAAATAGGTAAATGGGAGAATACTATTTCAGATAATTTAATATTTATAACACGAAATGACTATGAAAATCTGACAAATCGCGCTGGAAATATTGGCGGAAAAGAAAAAGTTTTTCTAAAAAACTCATGTGTTAAGCCATTTACTGAATTTACCATAACATTCAGTGGCACTGTCGTTTTGTGTTGTCAAGACTGGACAGAAGAAGCAATTATAGGAGATCTTAATCATCAAAGTATACTTGAGATATGGAATTCAAATAATTTAAATGAAATCAGAGAGCAATTAAAGAAAGGAAATAGAATTGGAATATGTGAATATTGTGATTTTGTTGGGGTATAG
- a CDS encoding rhomboid family intramembrane serine protease: MLKMKKFPMITVFIICVTIFYSTFVSYSLTNSFIGKVSIVDLEQYGGLTPNRLYDLEYWRFLVSQLIHVKQMHMLYNVLSFFILGLVLEKHVGSKFLFILWFTSGALGTLYSTNFVSYPWNIGTGASQAILGVSSFALLLVCIKENTSIILKLSVFFSMIPAIALDLIYAHYPKPGHILSICIGLIMSLVFYRKNRSYFDNVKI; this comes from the coding sequence ATGTTAAAAATGAAAAAATTTCCTATGATAACTGTATTTATAATATGTGTGACGATTTTTTATTCTACATTCGTTTCATATTCATTAACGAACAGCTTTATCGGTAAAGTAAGCATTGTAGATCTAGAGCAGTATGGAGGGTTAACTCCCAACAGATTATATGATCTTGAGTATTGGCGATTTCTGGTTTCTCAGCTTATACATGTTAAGCAGATGCATATGCTCTACAATGTATTATCATTTTTTATACTAGGTCTTGTACTAGAAAAGCATGTTGGTTCTAAATTTTTATTCATTTTATGGTTTACATCTGGTGCTTTGGGAACACTTTATAGCACTAATTTTGTTAGTTATCCTTGGAATATTGGTACGGGAGCATCACAGGCTATTTTAGGTGTATCTTCCTTTGCATTATTGTTAGTTTGTATAAAAGAAAATACTTCTATAATATTAAAATTATCTGTCTTTTTTTCTATGATACCGGCTATTGCTTTAGATCTAATTTATGCTCACTATCCTAAGCCAGGACATATCCTTTCTATTTGTATCGGTCTTATAATGAGTCTGGTATTCTATAGAAAAAATAGATCTTATTTTGATAATGTTAAGATTTGA
- a CDS encoding FAD-binding oxidoreductase: MNTIWNEKNKIFNDLNQLHGVCVYIDEEYLSTFCTNFGGMYSTPPLAVICVKRLDSITDIIHYCNINEIPINIRGVGHSFGTQSLSKGIVLVVSVEKPVFEQVDERKFKVSAFETWLSIEYFLRKKGLSFPILTRHPDTTVGGTLTVGGYGEDSYLYGSQASCIQSYTLLTPDGKKHHCSENSNSELYNFGLVSLGILGIIEDVTFEAIPLRLKNILYVIEFDGILHLLIFLILISEYSNLNIEAMTCQLYQGRYYVNMILSNDSEQINIINKVLEYEVVGCICYKYHLVSDYRGRTFGTYRDDLWNRDNVNLWGDYCVDQNNVISFADFLLNKVINNDVFIKNKGRLLIILKKSPDLSKFFPFEPISKDMSGIVFGFGVYFTIPKNVTKEYEKIKQLHREILEMCILNGGRPYLAGWHEMSYEDKLKTYGLDYIKILDLKNKLDPKGIVNNYDFFTEH, from the coding sequence ATGAATACTATTTGGAATGAAAAAAATAAAATTTTCAATGATCTTAATCAATTACATGGAGTTTGTGTTTATATTGATGAAGAATATTTGTCAACATTTTGTACAAACTTTGGCGGAATGTATTCAACACCACCACTTGCTGTCATTTGTGTAAAACGTTTAGATTCAATCACTGATATTATTCACTATTGTAATATAAATGAGATACCAATAAATATACGCGGTGTCGGACATTCTTTTGGTACACAATCACTTTCTAAGGGGATTGTATTAGTAGTATCAGTTGAAAAACCAGTATTTGAACAAGTTGATGAACGTAAATTTAAAGTATCAGCTTTTGAAACATGGCTGTCTATTGAATACTTTTTGAGAAAAAAAGGTTTATCATTTCCTATCTTGACTAGGCATCCTGATACGACTGTTGGAGGAACACTTACTGTTGGTGGATATGGAGAAGATTCATATTTATACGGGAGTCAAGCTTCATGCATTCAATCGTATACACTCTTAACCCCTGATGGGAAAAAGCATCACTGTTCAGAAAATTCAAACTCCGAGCTTTATAACTTTGGACTCGTATCATTAGGAATACTTGGTATTATCGAAGATGTTACTTTTGAAGCTATACCATTGAGATTGAAAAATATACTTTATGTGATAGAGTTTGATGGAATTCTCCACCTGCTAATTTTTTTGATACTTATATCAGAATATTCCAATCTGAATATAGAAGCAATGACATGTCAATTATATCAAGGGCGATACTATGTCAATATGATTCTTAGCAATGATTCTGAACAGATAAATATCATTAATAAAGTTTTAGAATACGAAGTGGTAGGATGCATTTGCTATAAATATCATTTGGTAAGTGATTATAGAGGAAGAACATTTGGGACCTACAGAGATGACCTCTGGAATAGAGATAATGTCAATCTTTGGGGAGACTATTGTGTTGATCAAAATAATGTTATATCTTTTGCCGATTTTCTATTGAATAAAGTAATTAACAATGATGTTTTCATCAAGAACAAAGGTCGGCTTCTTATAATTTTAAAGAAAAGCCCGGATTTAAGTAAATTTTTTCCTTTCGAACCTATATCAAAAGATATGAGTGGGATTGTTTTTGGGTTTGGCGTTTATTTTACGATTCCAAAGAATGTAACTAAAGAATACGAAAAAATTAAACAACTACATAGAGAAATATTAGAAATGTGTATTCTAAATGGAGGTCGTCCTTATCTTGCTGGATGGCATGAAATGAGTTATGAAGATAAATTAAAAACATATGGGTTAGATTATATAAAAATATTGGATCTCAAAAATAAATTAGACCCTAAAGGAATTGTAAATAATTATGACTTTTTTACAGAACATTAG
- a CDS encoding glycosyltransferase family 2 protein produces the protein MLHKVAILIPTYKRSSSLLRLLKSIEKLESSNSYTVIVADNDFYQQESFNMINKIKSDFNFHVDIIVVENKNISLVRNMLLTLAFEKYHCDAVAMIDDDEVVSSRWLDTLIKCQIQTDADVIQGNTQPIFLDKKRKWMEKVSFYYRDLLLSNTEEINVSTCNVFIVRRVYESMKDQLFDLSFGLIGGEDTDFFHRAKRMGISYFYCSDALAYEFYDKKRANIIWVLKRSFRVGRTNYRIFSNNNPAKLWSTIFILPFTIVRLGIFFWYPKLYIHYLIKMFRQIGIIFEGVRYSLNHR, from the coding sequence ATGTTACATAAAGTAGCCATTCTTATTCCCACGTATAAACGTAGTTCATCATTATTGCGTTTATTAAAATCCATTGAAAAATTAGAATCATCAAATTCTTATACTGTAATTGTGGCTGATAATGATTTTTATCAACAAGAATCTTTTAATATGATCAATAAAATAAAAAGTGATTTTAATTTTCATGTTGATATAATTGTTGTTGAAAATAAAAATATCTCCTTAGTCAGAAATATGTTGTTAACTTTAGCCTTCGAAAAATATCACTGTGATGCAGTTGCTATGATTGATGACGATGAGGTTGTTAGTTCCAGATGGTTAGATACACTAATTAAATGCCAAATACAAACCGATGCTGATGTAATACAAGGTAATACTCAACCCATTTTCTTAGATAAAAAAAGGAAATGGATGGAAAAAGTCTCATTTTATTACAGAGACTTATTATTATCAAATACAGAAGAAATAAATGTCAGTACTTGTAATGTTTTTATTGTACGTCGGGTATATGAATCGATGAAAGATCAGCTATTTGACTTAAGTTTTGGTCTTATTGGTGGAGAGGATACAGATTTTTTCCATCGAGCTAAAAGAATGGGGATTAGTTACTTCTATTGTAGTGATGCATTGGCCTATGAATTCTACGATAAAAAACGTGCAAATATTATTTGGGTATTGAAAAGAAGTTTTAGAGTAGGGAGAACAAACTATAGAATATTTAGTAATAATAATCCAGCTAAGCTATGGAGTACTATTTTCATTCTTCCATTTACTATTGTGAGGCTTGGTATTTTCTTTTGGTATCCCAAACTGTACATACATTACCTAATTAAAATGTTTCGCCAGATCGGAATTATATTTGAAGGCGTTCGTTATAGTTTAAATCATAGATGA
- a CDS encoding glycosyltransferase family 2 protein, whose product MSRISVLIPHYNQPILIIGAIESIMRTCLSDVQVLVADDHSSEDNYIQLRYALEYLIRKNGLNIRLFRSDKNVGTYRLKNDIINKIDTEFISFHDADDYSVPMRLDYLYTLMSKNNSIDIMGSSYMDFYQNLHTANTFRIKKFYRIPFIAHQLGKKYLSFQPSQLIRFSIFRILGGFDGTTRIAADDDFLLRAIHCVKVRNINRPLYIKVERESSLTTSSATGFQSEVRLNYIEKLDQLRNTIKINLPLSEYMNKPNDVPFNLNEIDLT is encoded by the coding sequence ATGAGTAGGATTTCTGTACTAATTCCCCATTATAATCAACCTATACTTATTATCGGTGCTATTGAGTCTATAATGAGAACCTGCTTGAGTGATGTACAGGTTTTAGTTGCTGATGATCATTCATCAGAAGATAACTATATACAGCTTCGGTATGCTTTAGAATATTTAATAAGGAAGAATGGTCTAAACATAAGGTTGTTTAGGAGTGATAAAAATGTTGGAACTTATCGATTGAAGAATGATATAATTAATAAAATAGATACTGAATTTATAAGTTTTCATGATGCAGATGACTATTCTGTACCAATGAGGTTAGATTATCTGTATACTCTTATGAGTAAAAATAATTCCATTGATATAATGGGCTCTTCATATATGGACTTCTATCAAAATCTTCATACAGCCAACACATTTCGCATTAAGAAGTTTTATAGAATTCCTTTTATAGCACATCAACTTGGTAAGAAGTACCTAAGTTTTCAGCCTTCTCAATTAATTAGATTTAGTATATTCCGCATTCTCGGTGGATTTGATGGTACAACCAGAATTGCTGCTGATGATGATTTTTTACTTAGAGCTATTCATTGTGTGAAAGTCAGAAATATTAACCGTCCCCTCTATATCAAGGTAGAAAGGGAAAGTTCTTTGACTACATCGTCTGCTACTGGATTTCAATCAGAAGTTAGATTGAATTATATAGAAAAATTAGACCAATTACGAAATACAATAAAAATTAATTTGCCATTATCAGAGTATATGAACAAACCCAACGATGTTCCATTTAATCTGAACGAAATAGATTTAACATGA
- a CDS encoding geranylgeranylglyceryl/heptaprenylglyceryl phosphate synthase, producing MDVYKHMSSCRKSIIPIIDPFKFDNRINIDRLLTFQKYAPFCIVASTDCENFEMKVSPFIAAVSKIKTIPIITHFPPQKPKGFPSSPHADAFLATSVINSNMEYYSSLSLERESIKQSVQNYGDNGFISSAALVLGDDEKSQKFVQSKTVEHSKESISRTLEGIDFDPLNVFYLYSRNSVISNEICSFVKSIVGDRTLLFVSGGISNTEQANSLLYSGADFISIGTAFEDVNWNNNAMNILNKERVY from the coding sequence ATGGATGTTTACAAACATATGTCTTCATGTAGGAAGTCAATAATTCCTATTATAGATCCATTTAAGTTTGATAATAGAATAAATATAGATAGACTACTGACTTTTCAGAAATATGCTCCTTTCTGTATAGTCGCTAGTACGGATTGTGAAAACTTTGAAATGAAAGTATCTCCCTTTATTGCTGCCGTATCAAAGATAAAAACTATCCCTATTATAACGCATTTCCCTCCTCAGAAACCAAAAGGCTTTCCCTCATCACCTCATGCAGATGCATTTTTGGCTACATCAGTAATAAATTCTAATATGGAATACTATAGTTCTTTATCATTAGAGAGAGAGTCGATCAAGCAGAGTGTTCAAAACTATGGTGACAACGGCTTCATTAGCTCTGCTGCTTTAGTTTTAGGCGATGATGAAAAATCTCAAAAGTTTGTACAATCAAAGACTGTAGAGCACTCTAAAGAAAGCATTTCCAGAACACTAGAGGGTATAGATTTTGATCCATTAAATGTTTTTTACTTATACTCAAGAAATAGTGTTATTTCTAATGAAATATGTAGTTTTGTTAAATCGATTGTTGGTGATAGAACTCTATTATTTGTTAGCGGAGGGATATCAAATACTGAGCAAGCAAACAGCCTACTATATTCTGGTGCTGATTTTATTTCAATTGGAACTGCATTTGAAGACGTAAATTGGAATAATAATGCAATGAATATATTAAATAAAGAAAGAGTTTATTAA
- a CDS encoding nucleotidyltransferase domain-containing protein codes for MINIKECLNDVVEKLKEEEKTLSILGYGSYFMGNYKSGSSDIDLLIIHEREIDLFRKKIFYHNVEFELRYMAENSLVKLLSHKHGPTIKHMLDSEIIFDSKGRARNLKNKAYSIVDSPIVDTFSIESRRKSALLIENLYRKVYQVKDDLGFFEFACSKFLLNIADSYIRVHRHWGLQGFRQIIFQLKDIDENFADHFSRAMSPNHIDIRLDNIDYLYREVIMLLGGETNADENFVSHGIMNILNIVEN; via the coding sequence ATGATTAATATTAAAGAATGCTTGAATGATGTTGTAGAAAAATTGAAGGAAGAAGAAAAAACATTATCTATTCTTGGATATGGTTCATATTTTATGGGTAACTATAAAAGTGGCAGCAGTGACATTGATTTGCTTATCATACATGAACGTGAGATTGACTTATTTAGAAAGAAGATCTTTTATCATAATGTAGAGTTTGAACTTCGATATATGGCAGAAAATTCTCTAGTAAAGCTTTTATCTCATAAGCATGGGCCTACAATAAAGCATATGCTGGATTCAGAGATTATTTTTGATAGTAAAGGTAGAGCAAGAAATTTAAAAAATAAAGCCTATTCTATAGTTGATTCACCTATTGTAGATACATTCTCTATAGAAAGTCGAAGGAAAAGTGCACTGCTCATTGAAAATCTATATCGGAAAGTATATCAAGTGAAAGATGATCTTGGATTTTTCGAGTTTGCATGTTCTAAATTTTTGCTCAATATTGCAGATTCTTATATTAGAGTTCATCGTCATTGGGGGCTGCAAGGTTTCCGCCAAATAATTTTCCAGCTCAAAGATATTGATGAAAATTTTGCTGATCATTTCTCACGAGCAATGAGCCCTAATCATATAGATATAAGACTTGATAATATCGATTATCTTTATAGAGAAGTTATTATGCTTCTCGGTGGTGAAACAAACGCTGACGAAAATTTTGTGAGTCACGGGATTATGAATATATTAAATATAGTTGAAAACTAA
- a CDS encoding glycosyltransferase gives MRNIIFFLEEYPVLTQTFVHQQIVSLKKEGFNIKVVSICKSNTDDYTIPYVCLEDINNIHSIYAIFKFIYFSIISGHFFSRINLFKKNCYRKRLFFKFLSNPPLIKPTDIVISHFGMASIMAAQLKKYGYIKNTLYSVLHAYEITKEKSLDDLGDHYGILFEQANRIFSVCEHMRNRIIDLGCNSTRVEVLHLGVDIDALSCLDVNVSNQEKMKIIFVGRLTEKKGLPDLLLSLARLNGEVSFTLDIIGGGELSEYCHDLILKLHLNEHVKMHGFQPHHIVLDFMKNADVLILPSKTSDAGDMEGIPVVLMEAMAMKKIVLSTYHSGITELIENNVNGILVNEGDVIDLSKKILYISKLSKDKKDIIGMNANQKIMNEFNIKFQAKCLANIILNDDVYEGVNK, from the coding sequence GTGCGTAATATAATTTTTTTTCTTGAGGAATATCCAGTCTTAACACAAACTTTCGTTCATCAACAGATTGTTAGTTTGAAAAAAGAAGGGTTTAACATAAAAGTTGTATCCATTTGCAAATCTAACACTGATGATTATACTATTCCTTATGTTTGTCTGGAAGATATAAATAACATTCACTCTATATATGCAATATTTAAATTTATTTATTTCTCTATAATATCGGGTCATTTTTTTTCTCGAATTAATTTGTTTAAAAAAAATTGTTACCGTAAACGCTTGTTCTTTAAATTTTTATCTAACCCACCACTGATAAAACCGACTGATATAGTTATAAGTCATTTTGGTATGGCTAGTATTATGGCCGCACAATTGAAAAAGTATGGATATATAAAGAATACTTTATATAGTGTATTACATGCATATGAAATTACAAAAGAAAAAAGCCTTGATGATTTGGGAGATCACTACGGAATTCTATTTGAGCAAGCAAATAGAATTTTTTCAGTTTGTGAACATATGCGTAATCGGATTATCGATTTGGGATGCAATTCTACTCGTGTAGAGGTACTACATCTGGGAGTCGATATTGATGCACTCTCGTGTTTAGATGTAAATGTGTCTAATCAAGAAAAAATGAAAATTATTTTTGTTGGTCGTTTAACAGAAAAAAAAGGATTACCTGATTTATTACTATCTCTAGCACGGCTAAATGGTGAGGTGTCATTTACTTTAGATATTATAGGTGGTGGTGAATTAAGTGAGTACTGTCATGATTTAATATTAAAGCTTCATTTAAATGAGCATGTAAAAATGCATGGTTTTCAACCTCATCACATAGTTTTAGATTTTATGAAAAATGCAGATGTTTTAATCCTTCCGTCCAAAACATCTGATGCTGGTGATATGGAAGGTATACCGGTGGTATTAATGGAAGCGATGGCTATGAAAAAAATAGTACTCTCTACCTATCATAGTGGAATTACTGAATTGATTGAAAATAATGTCAATGGGATTCTTGTCAATGAAGGAGATGTTATCGATTTATCAAAAAAAATATTATATATAAGTAAGTTGAGCAAAGATAAGAAAGATATTATTGGAATGAACGCCAATCAAAAAATAATGAATGAATTCAATATTAAATTTCAGGCTAAATGTTTAGCTAACATTATACTTAATGATGACGTTTATGAAGGGGTAAATAAATGA
- a CDS encoding ATP-binding cassette domain-containing protein codes for MKIDVGLKGNFASGYIKSLLLYSLLLSIISSFSAFFMQYLIDAVIPSGDLRFLFIFMVSYLLYESFNIILNYLTARFRASLEKYLDYYYLDKYLLTLIATNLSILNNYNKGGLIQRIYDAQNIKNYHLTLLIDIVVKVITILILSLIVLFISPLVVIFLILGMMMLVTVYFLSAKKMVLLEEQRFKIKSNFLSIMDDIIGGRETIRGNNYRNKILNRCIDKMSDFLNREKNVALLVAGVKSKTLTINTIIGIVIRCVMVISIIQYSSFSLGVMLTLITFTEISLKHTMQILVSFMELKRSSITLERYKEFMSNNVVDENLLGNELDDNITVIDKITVKNLQIGTNGNVICKIPDITFKTNHIYKIIGPNGIGKTTLCKTLIGLIPPVNGVVSFYISDKNINPDIHINQCSAYFPQDILFTTSIVENITLGREIGRDKIEIMLKNLNLWQSIDCLPEKLDTMISDKVNPFSEGQRQILLFLRGYLSDKSVLIFDEIFRGIDNKIAKTVSKLISEKRDCIIFYVAHDFTIDCENHEVLELKNENSNDIIKLEAFNE; via the coding sequence ATGAAGATAGATGTAGGATTGAAAGGCAACTTTGCATCAGGTTATATAAAGTCCTTGTTGTTATACTCTCTACTATTAAGTATCATTAGTTCATTTTCTGCATTTTTCATGCAATATCTGATCGATGCAGTTATACCATCTGGTGACTTGCGGTTTTTATTTATATTTATGGTATCTTATTTGTTATATGAATCGTTTAATATAATATTAAATTATTTGACTGCTCGATTTAGAGCATCTCTAGAAAAGTATTTAGATTATTACTATCTGGATAAATATTTACTAACTCTGATTGCTACGAATCTGTCTATATTAAATAATTATAATAAAGGTGGATTGATTCAACGAATTTATGATGCTCAGAATATTAAAAATTATCATTTAACGCTCTTAATCGATATTGTTGTTAAAGTTATTACAATCCTAATATTATCACTCATAGTTTTATTTATTAGTCCTCTAGTTGTCATCTTTTTAATTTTGGGAATGATGATGCTGGTGACTGTCTACTTTTTGTCCGCTAAGAAAATGGTCCTTTTAGAAGAACAACGATTTAAAATAAAATCAAATTTTCTTTCAATTATGGATGATATCATTGGAGGAAGAGAAACAATACGAGGCAATAATTATAGAAACAAAATTCTGAATAGATGTATTGATAAGATGAGTGATTTCTTAAATAGAGAGAAAAATGTTGCTTTGCTTGTCGCTGGTGTGAAAAGTAAAACTCTGACCATAAATACAATCATTGGTATTGTTATTCGATGCGTTATGGTTATTAGTATTATTCAATATAGCAGTTTCTCTCTCGGTGTAATGCTGACATTAATTACTTTTACAGAAATATCTTTAAAGCATACGATGCAGATTTTGGTTTCCTTTATGGAGTTGAAAAGATCAAGTATTACTCTTGAACGATATAAAGAATTTATGAGTAATAATGTTGTCGATGAGAATTTATTAGGAAATGAACTGGATGATAATATAACGGTTATAGATAAAATTACAGTGAAGAATCTCCAGATTGGTACGAATGGAAATGTCATTTGTAAAATTCCAGATATTACATTCAAAACTAATCATATATATAAAATAATAGGACCGAATGGTATTGGAAAAACGACTTTGTGTAAAACCTTGATTGGTTTAATTCCTCCTGTGAATGGTGTTGTTAGTTTTTATATCTCTGATAAAAATATTAACCCTGATATTCATATCAATCAGTGCTCAGCATATTTTCCACAAGATATACTCTTTACAACGAGTATTGTTGAAAATATCACATTAGGAAGAGAGATCGGTAGGGATAAAATTGAAATTATGCTTAAAAATCTAAACCTGTGGCAGTCAATAGATTGTCTTCCTGAGAAGCTGGATACAATGATTAGTGATAAGGTCAATCCTTTTTCTGAAGGGCAAAGGCAGATATTACTGTTCTTGAGGGGATATTTATCAGATAAGTCGGTGTTAATATTTGATGAAATATTTAGAGGTATCGATAATAAAATTGCCAAAACAGTGAGTAAATTGATTTCAGAAAAAAGAGACTGTATCATATTTTATGTTGCTCATGACTTTACTATTGATTGTGAAAATCATGAGGTACTAGAGTTAAAAAATGAGAATAGCAATGATATTATCAAGCTAGAGGCTTTCAATGAGTAA
- the idi gene encoding isopentenyl-diphosphate Delta-isomerase: protein MDDVILVDENDNIIRNINKLDAHLSGDYLHRAFSCFIINSNNEVYIQKRAQNKLLWPGYWSNSYCSHPRPNEDISHAVLRRAEEELGIVTNEEPIFLYKFQYKEKYEDIGYEHELCHVFIVFTDTLPRENPEEVSAGLFIKIECIQEYINNNKYLCTPWFRKEWEEILQNHSDKLFQPSCECSS from the coding sequence ATGGATGATGTAATTTTAGTCGACGAGAATGATAATATAATTAGAAATATCAATAAATTAGATGCTCATTTAAGTGGTGATTATCTCCATCGTGCCTTTTCCTGTTTTATTATTAATTCAAATAATGAGGTGTATATCCAGAAGAGAGCACAGAATAAACTACTTTGGCCAGGATATTGGTCTAACTCATATTGTAGTCACCCAAGACCAAATGAAGACATTTCTCATGCTGTGTTAAGACGAGCGGAAGAAGAGCTTGGTATTGTAACTAATGAAGAGCCAATTTTTTTATATAAATTCCAGTATAAAGAAAAATATGAAGATATAGGGTATGAGCATGAATTATGCCATGTATTCATTGTTTTTACGGACACATTACCAAGAGAAAATCCTGAAGAAGTATCTGCTGGATTATTTATTAAAATTGAATGTATTCAAGAATATATAAATAATAATAAATATTTGTGTACACCTTGGTTCAGAAAAGAATGGGAAGAAATATTACAGAATCACTCTGATAAATTATTTCAACCTTCATGTGAATGTTCTAGTTAA